GGATAACACCATGTAAGTCTGCCATGTAACGACGTCTTTCCTTATCAGCACGAGCTGTACTGACCCGTATGGATCAGGCTCGGCTGAATCTCCTATATACGTGAATGATGTTTCTCGGGCTTGGTCTTACTCATTGAGATGGGTATGCGCCCGGTGACGACCACTTCTAAGAATGTGTTTGCGTCAACACATTTTTACCGACACGTTTCTACCAATACATTTGTGTCAGTGCATTTGTGCAAATACGTTAGAATGAAAGGGAATCATGGCGTACAGGCATATGATTCCCTTTCAGGTTGGGTGGGCAATCTCGAGAATTGACCGTCCTGAGTTGCCCACTCCATACCGACTGACGAGATGCCAAATTACGAATTGCTCTTATTCACTGGCAACGTGCCAAGTCTCAATTTCATTGTAGACAGGCAGGTTGAAGTAAATGCTGGGCTGTTCGCTCCAATGTTCATAGGGGCCAACAACACGGCGGTTGAAGCCAATCGGGCGAATTTCGTACCACAGCCAGATGGACGGTAGGTCTTCATTCAGGATACGCGCAATCTCTTGATAGACTTCTGCTCGTTCTTCACCGTCTGGCAGGTTGGCACCGCGCAAGTAAAGCGCATCTAGGTCTTCGTTACAGTACCCACCAGAGAGTATATTGCCGCACATAGACCCTGCATCACCAATGGAGGGATCAACGGAGAGGCCATAGCCAGCCAGCTGCATATTCAGGGTCATGTTGTTCATCTGATCTGTGATTGTTGCAGCATCAACCTGACGCGGCACAACATTCATACCCACATCGGCCAGGAACTGCTGGATCACCGTCATGAGATCTGTGGTGAAACCACTGCCACGATAAGAAAGCTCGACTTCCTGGCTGGAATCCCACCCTGCTTCTGCAAGGAGTTCACGGGCTTTATCAGGATCGTATTCGTAGGTGTTCAGGTCACCGGGGATGGCCCAATCCTGGGTGAACATCGTATAAGCGGGCTGCCCACCTTCAAAGTAGATGGTATCCATCAGCAGGTTGATATCCAGAGCATAGCGGATCGCCTGACGGACGCGTACATCGCTGAACATCTCATGGTTCAGGCGCAGGAATGCAGGTGAACCTTTATCCATATTCACGACATCAATGCCATCAAGTTCGTCAATGCGCTTGGCATCTTCCGGTGAGAAGACGTCGCCTTCGTACCATGTGGTATCCAGTGCGCCGCTTTCCAGGTCTGCAAGCATTGTGGATGCATCGGCATACATTTGCAGGATGACTTCATCAAGCTGCGGGGTGCCAAGGTAGTAATTCTCATTCTTCGTCAGCTTGATATACTGATCCGGGACGTATTCTGTCCACATGAATGGCCCTGTACCCACGCGATTCAGCCAGAAATCAGATGTCAAGACTTCTGCTTCCGGCATCTGGCCGAGGATATGCTCCGGCAGCATCACGAAGTAGATACCACGAATCTTAAGCCAGATGGGTGAGGCTTCTGTCAGTTCAACTTCGACAGTGTAATCATCAATCTTACGGACGCCTTCCAGCGTATCCGCTTCGCCATCGCGTACGGCCTGATAGCCAAGAAT
The Phototrophicus methaneseepsis DNA segment above includes these coding regions:
- a CDS encoding ABC transporter substrate-binding protein, which gives rise to MKKHRFIVTLLLIVAALSMGLVATAQDEAAQVYREGFNSGCSPTTSLDTGCAHRLDIYVNEPLVAITWQGELKPMLAESYETADNGKIWTFNLRHDVLWHDGEAFNADDVIFSFNAYVNPTIGSRRHVWANQILGYQAVRDGEADTLEGVRKIDDYTVEVELTEASPIWLKIRGIYFVMLPEHILGQMPEAEVLTSDFWLNRVGTGPFMWTEYVPDQYIKLTKNENYYLGTPQLDEVILQMYADASTMLADLESGALDTTWYEGDVFSPEDAKRIDELDGIDVVNMDKGSPAFLRLNHEMFSDVRVRQAIRYALDINLLMDTIYFEGGQPAYTMFTQDWAIPGDLNTYEYDPDKARELLAEAGWDSSQEVELSYRGSGFTTDLMTVIQQFLADVGMNVVPRQVDAATITDQMNNMTLNMQLAGYGLSVDPSIGDAGSMCGNILSGGYCNEDLDALYLRGANLPDGEERAEVYQEIARILNEDLPSIWLWYEIRPIGFNRRVVGPYEHWSEQPSIYFNLPVYNEIETWHVASE